The Obesumbacterium proteus DNA window CAGACCCCGACTCACCAACGATACCGAGCGTTTCACCCGCTCGCAGCGAGAAGTTTAAATCGTTGACCGCCGTGACATCACCGTCGTTGGTGGTAAAGGTGACGCGGAGATCTTTTACCGCCAGCAGTCGCTCTGCGCTTTTATCTGTTGTCATCATCGTAAACTCCTTAACGATCTTTCGGGTCGAGGGCATCACGCAGGCCATCGCCGATAAAGTTGAAACAGAATAGCGTCACAACCAGAAACGCAGCGGGATACATCAGCAGCCACGGAGAGACTTCCATCGAGTTGGCGCCATCGCTTAACAACGCGCCCCAACTGCTTAACGGTTCTTGAGTCCCTAGCCCTAAGAAGCTGAGGAAGGATTCAAACAAAATCATGCTCGGCACCAATAAAGACGCATATACCACCACCACGCCCAGCACGTTGGGAACAATGTGTCGAGTGACAATTTTGCGTGTGGATACACCGCCCACCAGCGCCGCTTCGATAAACTCTTTGCGCTTCAGGCTCAGCGTTTGTCCACGCACGATACGCGCCATGTCCAACCACGACACCATGCCGATCGCCACAAAGATCAGCAGGATATTTTGCCCAAAGAAGGTCACCAGCAAAATCACGAAGAACATGAACGGGAAGGAGTTGAGGATCTCAAGCAGGCGCATCATCACTGAGTCGGTTTTGCCACCCACGTAACCGGCCATCGCGCCATACAAGGTGCCAACGACCACCGCAACCAGCGCGGCCGCAATCCCTACCATCAACGAAATACGGCCACCAATCGCCACGCGCACCAGCAAATCACGCCCGGAGGAGTCAGTGCCAAAGTAGTGGCCTGACTCCATATCTGGCGCCGATGACATCATTCCCCAATCGGTATCGTCATAGGCAAATTGCGACAGCATCGGGGCAAAAATCACAAATAGCGCGATCAGGCTTAGTACAAACAGGCTCGCCAACGCGGCGCGGTTATGAACGAAACGGCGGCGCGCATCCTGCCACAGGCTGCGCCCTTCCACTTCCAGTTGCTCACCGAAGTTTTCGACCACCTGCGCATTTTTTTATTCAGTAACATCTGCGATCTCCCGAATCAGTAACGGATTTTCGGATCGATGACGGCATAAAGCACATCGACAATCGCGTTAAACAGGATGGTCAGCGCGCCAACCAGAATGGTTAGGCTCAACACCAAGGAGTAGTCACGGTTCAGCGCACCGTTAACAAACAGCTGGCCGATACCCGGCAATCCATAAATAGTTTCGATAACCATCGAACCCGTAATAATACCGACGAAGGCTGGGCCTAAATAAGAGAGCACCGGCAACAGCGCGGGCTTCAATGCATGGCGCAAAATAATGCGACGCATCGGTAAGCCTTTCGCCCGCGCGGTACGAATAAAGTTGGAATGCAGAACTTCAATCATGGAGCCGCGGGTAATACGCGCGATGCTGGCAATATAAGCCAATGAAAGTGCCACCATCGGCAAAATCATAAACTTGAGCGCTCCACCGCTCCACCCGCCGCCTGGTAGCCATTTCAGCTGAATGGCAAAAATTAGCACCAATAACGGCGCAACCACGAAACTGGGTATGACAATACCGGTCATGGCCACCCCCATAACCGCATAATCCCATTTGCTATTTTGTTTTAACGCCGCCAGCACGCCCGCCGTCACACCAAAAACCACCGCCAATAAAAATGCGGCAAAACCTAATTTGGCAGAAACAGGAAACGACGCACTCACTAAATCATTAACGGAATAATCTTTATATTTAAACGAAGGGCCAAAATCACCGTGGCCTAATTGCACTAAATAATGTCCGTATTGTTTCCAAATAGGATCGTTGAGGTGATATTTCGCTTCAATATTAGCCAGAACTTCTGGCGGCAAAGCGCGTTCACCGGTAAATGGGCTACCCGGCGCTAAGCGCATCATGAAGAATGAAATGGTGATCAGGATAAAAAGCGTCGGTATCGCTTCAAGCAAGCGCCGAAAGATAAATTTTAACATTGCCCTAGCCCTGCACTTCAGCCTTATGGCTGATTATATTTTTGAAAAGCGGTGAGGTTATCCCACCGCTGCTACTTCTATATCAATTATCAACACCGCAGCCTTATTTGCTACGGCGTTGATAAGTTTAGATATATTAGTGCTGAATAATGTACAAGTTTTTATCGTATACGTTATCTTGCGGATCTTTACCGGTATAACCGCCCACATACGGTTTCACCAGACGCGCATTGACGTAGTAATAGACAGGGACAATGGCAGAATCTTTATCAAGCTGCTGTTCAGCCTGTTGATAAACGGCGGCTCGCGCCTCTTTGCTGCTAGTTTGCAGTGCGCCAGCCATGATTTTATCGAAGGCCGCGCTCTTATAATGCGGGGTGTTACTGCTGCTGTCAGACAGCATCATGTTCAGGAATGAACTTGGCTCGTTGTAATCCGCACACCAGCCCGCACGCGAAACATCGTAAGTGCCCTGATGGCGGGTATCCAAGAAGGTTTTCCACTCTTGGTTTTCCAGCTTAACGTTCACGCCCAGATTTTTCTTCCAGATAGACGCTGCGGCAATCGCCAATTTTTTGTGCAGATCCGAAGTGTTGTACAACAGGTTAAACGTCAGTGGCTTATCTGGGCCATAGCCCGCAGCGGCAAGCAGCTTCTTAGCTTCTTCGTTACGTTTTTCCTGTGACCAACCAAACCACTCTGGCGGTGTTAACTTAGCGCCATCGGTATATGGCGGCGTGAAACTGTAGGCTGGCAGGTCGCCTTGGTTTTTGACTTTATTAACGATGATATCGCGATCCATCCCTAACTTGAGCGCCTCACGCACACGCTCATCGTTAAATGGTGGCTTCTGGTTATTTATTTCATAGTAATAAGTACATAAATACGGATCGGCTTTAACTTCCTGAGGGATCTCTTTTTTCAACTTCTGGAATAGTTCGATCGGCATATTATTATAGGTGACATCAATTTCGCCGGTACGGTAGCGGTTAACGTCGGTCACTTCAGAAGCGATAGGCAGGAACGTGACTTTATTAATAACGGTTTTCGCATTGTCCCAATATTCAGGGTTACGCTCTAAAACAATACGTTCGTTAACGACCCAATCTTTTAATTTATAAGCGCCGTTGCTCACGTAGTTTTCTGGCAGCGTCCATTTGTCGCCAAATTTTTCCACCACGGCTTTGTTGACCGGTTTCATCGCGTAATGCGACGTCATTTCAGCTAAATATGGTACAGGTTCGGTTAACGTAATTTGGAAGGTTTTATCATCAAGCGCTTTCACGCCTAGCGTTGATTTATCTTTTTTGCCCGAAATAATGTCATCTACGTTTTCGACGTGAGCGTATTGCAGATAACTGGCATAAGGCGATGCGGTTTTAGGATCAACAATACGCTGCCAGCTATAAACAAAATCTTCTGCGGTAACAGACTGGCCATTTGACCATTTAGCATCCGGGCGAATATGGAAAGTCCATACTTTAAAATCTTTATTATCCCAACTCACCGCCGTGCCAGGGATAGTTTTCCCCTGAGGATCGTGCTGGGTTAAACCTTCCATCAAGTCATTAGTGACGTTGTTTTCAGGCACGCCTTCAATTTTATGTGGGTCCAATGACTGAACTTCAGAGCCGTTATTTTTAACCAGCTCCTGCTTAGCGGCCAGTTTTACACCGGCAGGAACATCCGCCGCCTGCACCTGAGCAATGCTAAACATGCCCAATGCCGCCATAACGCTTACGGCCAGTAAATTCTTTTTGATGTGTTTGCTCATTGTATACCCACTCCCCTTTAATAAGATGTCCATTAGGACATGCCAACATTTGTTAGCTTTATGGCCACACCGACAAGGAACGAAGTTGTCGGCGTGATAGGTGGTTTTAAAACGTCATTACCCTTTCAGATCTAGAACTTTTACTGACAACAATCTTTGACTCAGGTCAGACGTCGAAATATTCAGCAAAACTTTTCTATAAATACTTCAGCACAAAGTTTTCTCATCAACGATGAGTGCAGTGATTATGCCCAGAAGCTAACAGATGGTTAAAATCACTGCTAATTATTTTTATAGAAATGTTACGCAATTCTCTTTATTGAAACGCTGACCTTCTGACAGACTGCACTGAGGGAGGGGAAAGATCAATGATAACTCGCTGATATAACATAATATCTTTTCTTAAAGCTAAGTTATAAAGCGAATCATTCAGGCTTGAGAAAAGTTATGAAGTAATGCATCGTTAAATTAACAAATGTAAGCAGATTCAACCATTGATGATCTTATGAGCATTCAATAAGCCCACGAATAATGGGTTTCAGCAGAATGTTATGATGTGATTTTCTGAACAAAATTTGTGCTTATTACGTCAATAAATCATCACGGAAGTAAAACAAACTTATTGAAATAATGCAGATTTATGGCTGAAACGCTGAGCAGCAAGCCATTGAGAGAAATATGCTACCCAGTTAAAAAAACCGCCATCGGCAGCGCCGACAGCGGTTTCATCAGGTGGCTATATTTGCTGGATTGGCTGGTCTATAACAGGCCGGGGAAAATAGATCGTAGGCCTGTGACAATAAATTCAATGCCTAACGCCATTAATAGCAAACCCATTATTCGCGTGATGACGTTAATACCGGTTTGCCCTAACAGACGAACCAACAACGGCGCAGCCCTAAACAGTAGCCAGCAACAAAACGCGAACAGAATAATGGCCAAAGAAAAACCGAGCAGATTTTGCCAGCCATGGTAACGAGAGCTCCACACTATTGTTGAGCTGATTGCGCCGGGCCCGGCCATTAATGGCAACGCCAGCGGTACAACGCCCACGTTTTCTCGGATTGCGGTTTCTGATTTTTCTTGTTTGTTCTGCTTATCTTCGCCCAGCTTCCCGCTAATCATCGACATCGCAATGGTCACCACCAAGATCCCACCCGCAATGCGGAAGGAATCAATCGAGATGCCAAAGAACATCAGTATTGAATCGCCCAGCAATAAAGAAGAGATCAAAATGATGGCAACCGACGTATTCGCCGTCAGGTTGGTTTTGTTGCGCGCTGCAACCGCCTGATAGCTCGTCATACTGATAAACACCGGCAGAATACCCACTGGGTTTACCAATGCGAAGAGACCAACAAAAAACTTAATGTAACCAGATAAATCCAGCAAAGACTGGCTCACCATGCTCTCCAAAACCATGTTAATAACGCGACTGTCATTCTTAACATTGTCACGAGCAAATCAGCGTGGTGAACAATGTTAGCAAATCACGATAGAGTGATACGTTCTTGCGGCGTAATGTAATGGAAATAATGGCCCCGATCTATGCTCAATGTACTAATTTCTTACTGCATTTAATCGGAAGCGCAAAAAGAGGCTCATTGTTGCAAAAATGTTTTATTTTATCGATACTTCGCTGCAAAATACGGCTCTTTTAGTTGTTAATGATAAAAGCTCTCAACACCACATTGCTGAAAGGTGTCAGCTTGACATTTTTGTGAGCTATATCACAAAACAACTACCTAAGAATGGGTAAGCTCAGAGTCACAGTAAAGGCCTGCTATTATCGTCTGGCCCACTGATTAGCAGAAAGCCAAACCGTTCATGTTTAACACAGGCTTTACTTCTCCACTGCTAGCTAAGCTGTTTTAGCAAATCAGCCAACGGGAACTTTTCAGTAAGTGAAGTTTCTGAAAGAGAGCACATTTATCTGTCTATACTTGTTGCTTGTGCGGCTCATTGACTAAAAAAGTTTAACATTATCAGGAGAGCATTATGGCTGTAACCAATATCGCTGAACTAGATGCGTTAGTAGCACGTGTTAAAAAAGCCCAGCGTGAGTTTGCCAATTACACTCAAGAACAAGTAGATAAAATCTTCCGCGCCGCCGCTCTGGCAGCTGCTGATGCCCGTATCCCATTGGCTAAATTAGCCGTTGAGGAATCAGGTATGGGTATCGTGGAAGACAAAGTGATTAAAAACCACTTTGCATCCGAATATATCTATAACGCCTACAAAGATGAAAAAACCTGTGGCATCCTGTCTCAGGACGACACTTTCGGTACTATCACTATCGCTGAACCTATCGGTATCATCTGCGGTATCGTACCGACCACTAACCCAACGTCTACGGCCATCTTCAAGGCATTAATCAGCCTGAAAACCCGTAACGGTATCATCTTCTCTCCGCATCCTCGTGCCAAAAACGCCACGAATAAAGCCGCGGATATCGTTCTGCAAGCTGCTATCGCAGCTGGTGCACCAAAAGACATCATCGGCTGGATCGATCAGCCTAGCGTTGAACTGTCTAACCAACTGATGCATCACCCTGACATTAACCTGATTCTGGCCACCGGTGGTCCGGGCATGGTTAAAGCGGCATATAGCTCTGGTAAACCTGCTATCGGCGTTGGTGCTGGTAACACGCCGGTTGTTGTTGACGAAACTGCCGACATCAAACGTGTTGTTGCTTCTATCCTGATGTCTAAAACCTTCGACAACGGCGTAATCTGTGCTTCAGAACAGTCTGTTATCGTGGTTGACTCTGTATATGATGCAGTACGTGAGCGTTTTGCGACTCACGGCGGCTATATGCTGCAAGGTAAAGAATTGAAAGCCGTTCAGGATATCATCCTGAAAAACGGTGGCCTGAACGCAGCCATCGTAGGTCAGCCAGCCACTGAAATTGCAAAAATGGCCGGCATTACCGTTCCAGCAACCACCAAGATCCTGATTGGTGAAGTGAAAGTTGTTGATGAGTCTGAGCCATTCGCTCATGAAAAACTGTCTCCAACGCTGGCAATGTACCGCGCTAAAAACTTTGAAGAAGCCGTCACTAAAGCTGAGAAACTGGTAGAGATGGGTGGTATCGGCCATACCTCTTGCCTGTACACCGATCAGGATAACCAACCTGAGCGTGTGAACTACTTCGGCGAAAAAATGAAGACTGCACGTATCCTGATCAACACCCCTGCTTCTCAGGGTGGTATCGGTGACCTGTATAACTTCAAACTTGCTCCATCTTTGACTCTGGGTTGTGGTTCTTGGGGTGGTAACTCCATCTCTGAAAACGTCGGGCCTAAACACCTGATGAACAAAAAAACCGTGGCGAAGCGAGCAGAAAACATGTTGTGGCATAAACTTCCGAAATCTATCTACTTCCGCCGTGGCTCTCTGCCAATCGCGCTGGATGAAGTAGCATCTGACGGTGCAAAACGTGCCTTCATCGTGACTGACCGCTTCCTGTTCAACAACGGTTACGCAGATCAGATCACCAAAGTTCTGAAAGGTCACGGGATCGAAACTGAAGTCTTCTTCGAGGTTGAAGCTGACCCAACGCTGAGCATCGTGCGTAAAGGTGCTGAGCTGATGAACTCCTTCAAACCAGACGTGATTATCGCGCTGGGCGGTGGTTCACCAATGGACGCAGCTAAAATCATGTGGGTGATGTACGAACATCCAGAAACTCACTTTGAAGAACTGGCACTGCGCTTCATGGATATCCGTAAGCGTATCTACAAATTCCCTAAAATGGGCGTGAAAGCGAAAATGATCGCCGTCACCACCACTTCAGGTACCGGTTCAGAAGTGACTCCGTTCGCCGTGGTAACCGATGATGCAACCGGCCAGAAATATCCATTGGCTGACTATGCATTAACACCAGACATGGCAATCGTTGATGCGAACTTAGTGATGAACATGCCAAAATCACTGTGTGCGTTCGGTGGTTTGGATGCCGTAACTCATGCTCTGGAAGCTTACGTTTCTGTCCTGGCTAACGAATACTCTGACGGTCAGGCTCTGCAAGCGCTGAAACTCCTGAAAGAAAACCTGCCTGCAAGCTACCATGAAGGGGCTAAAAACCCAGTTGCTCGTGAACGTGTTCACAATGCGGCAACTATCGCGGGTATCGCATTTGCCAACGCCTTCTTGGGTGTATGTCACTCCATGGCCCACAAACTGGGTTCTGAGTTCCATATCCCACACGGCTTAGCAAACGCCCTGCTGATTTCTAACGTTATCCGCTATAACGCGAACGATAACCCAACTAAACAGACTGCATTCAGCCAGTATGACCGCCCTCAGGCTCGTCGTCGCTATGCTGAAATCGCAGACCATTTAGGTCTGAGCGCACCGGGCGACCGTACTGCTGCGAAGATTGAAAAACTGTTGGTATGGTTGGATAGCATCAAGGCAGATCTGGGTATTCCAGCATCTATCCGTGAAGCTGGCGTTCAAGAAGCAGACTTCTTGGCTAAAGTTGACAAACTGTCTGAAGATGCGTTCGATGACCAGTGTACCGGTGCGAACCCGCGCTACCCACTGATCTCTGAGCTGAAGCAAATTCTGATGGATACTTTCTACGGCCGTGAGTTCAGCGAATCACACGAAGTTGAAGCTGTAAAAGCACCTGCGGCTAAAGCTGAGAAAAAATCTAAGAAATAATTAGATTCTCTAATGTAAAAATCCACCTCTTGAAGAGGTGGCTTTAAATGGGGCCCCCTAAAAGGGGGCCTTGTTCGTTTTAATCCTGTAATAACGCCATTTGCTGTTCGTATTCTTGGTCTTTCTTATCCTGATGCCTCACGTAGCGCCTGATAATTTCTTCGTTCACTCCAACTGTGTCGGCAAAATATCCCCTCGCCCAAAAATGATTACCCCACAGCTTCTTTCGTATATGCGGAAACTTGTTGTAGAGACGAATAGCGGTGCGCCCTTTCAGGACGCCCATCAGCGTTGAGATCGAGAGTTTCGGTGGGATCATCACGACAAGATGAACATGGTCTGGCTGAACATTCAGTTCAAGTACCTCACAATCTTTCATATTGCAAAGTATATAAACTGAGCGATAAAGTTCTTTACCTACCGCCCCTGCTAAAACCTTGTAGCGATACTTTGGCGTCCACACCAAGTGATATTTGCAACGCCAGAATACATGTGCTGAACTTCTATAACTGCTCATGTCAGTGATTTCCTTCTTACTTGTGGTGAGTAAGCTGGAATTTTCTGGCATGGGCTTCCTTCAGGCTATAGCCTCACAGGGACAATCACCACCTCCCGAGGAGGTGGTTTAAAGCTGACAATAAAAGCCCGCCACTGGCGGGCTTTTTTGTGCCTATTGAATACCGCGCTTCACCCAATACATTTCTATCCTCTATCAGAGGATGGAAAGGCATATCGCACGTTCACGAGATTAAACATCCAACTCCCCCACTCCACGCAGCAATATTCAGTCCGCATCGCAAACCTTACTGAGATTAAAAATTAGGCGTTAGGGAAATGAAATATAATGGAAGACATTGCGGGATACGACGCCAGTACATCACCATCGGTACTGAAATATGGTGAGAGTAATGTTAGACAATGTACAAACTTGGACTGGAGGGATGGGTTTATCATTCAGCACACGCCCTGAGACGGCGTGTGCATCAATATCTATACTCTATCTATAGTAGGCAGCAACCTACGCGAGTATCACGCTAGCGCGTCTTTATAATGCTTACGGCAGACGGAGACATAGCTTTCATTACCGCCAATCACAACCTGCTCGCCATCCTTTAATGCTTTACCGTGCTCATCTAGACGAAGCACCATATTCGCTTTGCGTCCGCAATGGCAAATCGTTTTAAGCTCAACCAACTTATCAGCCCAGGCTAATAGGTATTGGCTTCCCCCAAACAGCTCACCACGAAAATCTGTTCTTAGTCCGTAGCATAATACAGGGATATCCAAACTATCCACGACATCAGAAAGTTGATTAACCTGATCTTTAGTCAGGAATTGGCATTCATCCACTAACACGCAGTTGACTGGTAAAAGATCATTTTCCTGCCGAATCATTTCGAACAAAGGTGTTTCACTATTATAAAGTTGAGCCTGTGAACTCAGACCAATACGTGAGCTCACCTTTCCCACACCAAAACGATTGTCAATTTCTGCGGTAAACACCAGCGTGCGCATTCCTCGTTCCTGATAGTTATAGGAAGATTGAAGTAACGCCGTTGATTTGCCTGCATTCATTGCTGAATAATAAAAATATAGTTGTGCCACAACCTGCTCTAAGCCCCATATAGAATCGCGTAACTAGCCAGATTTTATCACAGGCAACGCACTGATGATGGCATAAAATTATGAAAAAAAACGTCTAGCCAATCGCGTTATTCTTAAAGCCTGAATCTATATCAATATCTGATAAAACAATATTTTGTCTAAAAATGCGAGGGACACAACACTCTGTTAAGAAATGATGTTACATCAAACTCTGATTTTGCTAATTGATGGGATCGTTACTATAAAGGGCTTTAGCACCCTAGGGAAGGTGCGAACAAGTCCCTGATATGAGATCATGTTTGTCATCTGGAGCCATGGAACAGGGTTCATCATGAGTCATCAACTTACCTTCGCCGACAGTGAATTCAGCAGTAAGCGCCGTCAGACCAGAAAAGAGATTTTCTTGTCCCGCATGGAGCAGATTCTGCCATGGCAAAACATGGTGGAAGTCATCGAGCCGTTTTACCCCAAGGCTGGTAATGGCCGGCGACCTTATCCGCTGGAAACCATGCTACGCATTCACTGCATGCAGCATTGGTACAACCTGAGCGATGGCGCGATGGAAGATGCTCTGTACGAAATCGCCTCCATGCGTCTGTTTGCCCGGTTATCCCTGGATAGCGCCCTGCCGGATCGCACCACCATCATGAATTTCCGCCACCTGCTGGAGCAGCATCAACTGGCCCGCCAATTGTTCAAGACCATCAATCGCTGGCTGGCCGAAGCAGGCGTCATGATGACTCAAGGCACCTTGGTCGATGCCACCATCATTGAGGCACCCAGCTCGACCAAGAACAAAGAGCAGCAACGCGATCCGGAGATGCATCAGACCAAGAAAGGCAATCAGTGGCACTTTGGCATGAAGGCCCACATTGGTGTCGATGCCAAGAGTGGCCTGACCCACAGCCTAGTCACCACCGCGGCCAACGAGCATGACCTCAATCAGCTGGGTAATCTGCTGCATGGAGAGGAGCAATTTGTCTCAGCCGATGCCGGCTACCAAGGGGCGCCACAGCGCGAGGAGCTGGCCGAGGTGGATGTGGACTGGCTGATCGCCGAGCGCCCCGGCAAGGTAAGAACCTTGAAACAGCATCCACGCAAGAACAAAACGGCCATCAACATCGAATACATGAAAGCCAGCATCCGGGCCAAGGTGGAGCACCCATTTCGCATCATCAAGCGACAGTTCGGCTTCGTGAAAGCCAGATACAAGGGGTTGCTGAAAAACGATAACCAACTGGCGATGTTATTCACGCTGGCCAACCTGTTTCGGGCGGACCAAATGATACGTCAGTGGGAGAGATCTCACTAAAAACTGGGGATAACGCCTTAAATGGCGAAGAAACGGTCTAAATAGGCTGATTCAAGGCATTTACGGGAGAAAAAATCGGCTCAAACATGAAGAAATGAAATGACTGAGTCAGCCGAGAAGAATTTCCCCGCTTATTCGCACCTTCCTTAGTTTAACGAACGAAGATGCATCCAAATATGCTAAATGGCTTGATAAGAGACGACATATTGTTATTCCTAACATAGTCGAAGAGGTTAGAACAGGGACAGCAACCGATTTAGTAAGAGAGAATACAGTTCTGGCCGTTGGACGGTTGTGTGAGCAAAAAGGCTTTGATCTTCTATTAAAAGCATGGAATATAGCAAACACAACAGGCTGGAATCTTAAAATTATAGGTGAAGGAAATGATAGGGAATATTTACAGCAGTTAATTAAAGATTATGGTATCTCTAATGCATCTCTAGTCGGATTTAAAAATAATCTTGACAGTGAGTATGCATCTGCAAAAGTATTTATTTTATCGTCTAGATATGAAGGGCTTGGGATGGTGCTACTCGAAGCTTTATCTCATGGTTTAGCTTGTATTAGTTTTGACTGTCCAGCAGGGCCAAAGAGCATTTTATCTAAGAATAATGGTATTCTTGTGCCCGCCGGCGATGTTAATAAGTTAGCTATTACGATTAGCGAACTTCTTAGTGACAATAAACGTATTAAAAAATATTGCAGTATTGGACCAAATAGCATTGACAAATATAAAAAGGCTAATGTGCAAAACTCATGGCTGAAACTTATTAAAATGGTAAATAACAATGCAATATGATTTAACCTTCATCACTAACATTCCAGCATTTTATAAAGTAAATCTATTTAATAGACTTAATGAGTTTCTAAAAATAAAGGTTATTTTTATTTCTAAGACATCAGAAATAAGAAGTGATGACTTTTATGGCCGTGAGTTGGCGTTTGATCATATTTTTCTGTCTTCAACGCCGTATGAAAATAGAAATAAGCTGCAGGTATTACTCTTTCTTGCAGGGGGAGTTATTAAAAACTAAAAGTAAGTTTTTTATATTTTCCGGGTGGGAAACAAAAGAGGCTTGTTTATGTTCTTATCTTACACCAAAAAATAAAAATGCAATTGTAGTAGAGAGTAGCGTACTTGAATCTGAATTATCGGGTATAAAGTTTTTTTTGAAAAAAAATATTTGAACAGAATGAGTATAGGATTACCATCTGGACTACTTCAAAAGTCAGTTTTATCGGTGCTTAATTTTCAAGATGATATTTTTATCACTCACGGAGTCGGCATATCAAATTATACCCGAGATGATTTTTCAAAATGCATTGAGACAGAGAAAACTAATAACGGGTTAGATTTTTTATATATTGGTAGATTATCGCCAGAAAAAAATTTGAATCTTCTAATTAAAGCATTTAATGATCTATCCCATAGACTTACTATAGTTGGCTCTGGCCCACAAGAAAGAGAATTACAAAAACTAGCAAAAAGCAATATTTTATTTCTTGGGTATAAAAATAATTCAGATCTGGCTTCAGTTTTTAAAGACTCAGATGTGTTTATCTTACCGTCACTTTCTGAGCCTTGGGGGCTAGTTGTAGAGGAAGCTTTAATCTCTGGAGTTCCTGTTCTTGTCAGTGACAAAGTTGGTTGCAAAGATGATTTAGTGACAAATGACGTTGGGCTAGTCTTTGAGGCGGAAAGTATAAATAGCTTATTAAACGCGATACATGAAATAGAAAAAAACATTCTATTCTATAAAAATAATCTAAAAGAGAAAAATTATTCTTATTTGAGCAAGAAGCAACTTAATGTGTATGGATCATTGATCGGCAAGAACATTTAAATGAAAACTAAAACAATAAAGGATTTTTTTAACTACGCGATAGGTGATTTATTTGTCAAAGGATTCCTTTTCATATCACTGCCGTTACTGTCAAGGGTTATGAATCCTATTGAATATGGAAAACTATCGCTTGTTAATTCAGCAATAATGATTTTGTATGTATTTATGAGTTTAAACACGCAAAATGCAATCATGAATAGATTTATGAAAGATGAGGGGGATTTTTCTGGATATCTTGGGAGTGTTATCATTGGATTGTTGCCGTTTCAGATATTACTAATGTTGTTATCACCACTCTATGTGGGATATTTATCTCCATTACTTGGTATTAATGTTTCTGATTTATATTGGGTATTGTCAATTTGTTTCCTGCTTTCATATATATATATATATACAAGTTATTTGCAAGGAGCTAGAAAAAGTAGAGAGTTTGTAAAAATAAATGTAATAAGCAAAATTTGTGAGATTCTATTTATTTTTACATTTGCATTTTTACTAAAAAATAATCAGTATCTCTCAAAAATATACGCGCAAGCTATAATTAATATAATTCTTTCTGTTTATGTTGTATGCCAATTTAGAAAAATAGCAGTATTTAGATTCAATAAAGCTTATTTTATATCTGCCGTTCTATTTAGT harbors:
- the adhE gene encoding bifunctional acetaldehyde-CoA/alcohol dehydrogenase translates to MAVTNIAELDALVARVKKAQREFANYTQEQVDKIFRAAALAAADARIPLAKLAVEESGMGIVEDKVIKNHFASEYIYNAYKDEKTCGILSQDDTFGTITIAEPIGIICGIVPTTNPTSTAIFKALISLKTRNGIIFSPHPRAKNATNKAADIVLQAAIAAGAPKDIIGWIDQPSVELSNQLMHHPDINLILATGGPGMVKAAYSSGKPAIGVGAGNTPVVVDETADIKRVVASILMSKTFDNGVICASEQSVIVVDSVYDAVRERFATHGGYMLQGKELKAVQDIILKNGGLNAAIVGQPATEIAKMAGITVPATTKILIGEVKVVDESEPFAHEKLSPTLAMYRAKNFEEAVTKAEKLVEMGGIGHTSCLYTDQDNQPERVNYFGEKMKTARILINTPASQGGIGDLYNFKLAPSLTLGCGSWGGNSISENVGPKHLMNKKTVAKRAENMLWHKLPKSIYFRRGSLPIALDEVASDGAKRAFIVTDRFLFNNGYADQITKVLKGHGIETEVFFEVEADPTLSIVRKGAELMNSFKPDVIIALGGGSPMDAAKIMWVMYEHPETHFEELALRFMDIRKRIYKFPKMGVKAKMIAVTTTSGTGSEVTPFAVVTDDATGQKYPLADYALTPDMAIVDANLVMNMPKSLCAFGGLDAVTHALEAYVSVLANEYSDGQALQALKLLKENLPASYHEGAKNPVARERVHNAATIAGIAFANAFLGVCHSMAHKLGSEFHIPHGLANALLISNVIRYNANDNPTKQTAFSQYDRPQARRRYAEIADHLGLSAPGDRTAAKIEKLLVWLDSIKADLGIPASIREAGVQEADFLAKVDKLSEDAFDDQCTGANPRYPLISELKQILMDTFYGREFSESHEVEAVKAPAAKAEKKSKK
- the tnpA gene encoding IS200/IS605 family transposase; the encoded protein is MSSYRSSAHVFWRCKYHLVWTPKYRYKVLAGAVGKELYRSVYILCNMKDCEVLELNVQPDHVHLVVMIPPKLSISTLMGVLKGRTAIRLYNKFPHIRKKLWGNHFWARGYFADTVGVNEEIIRRYVRHQDKKDQEYEQQMALLQD
- a CDS encoding thymidine kinase, translated to MAQLYFYYSAMNAGKSTALLQSSYNYQERGMRTLVFTAEIDNRFGVGKVSSRIGLSSQAQLYNSETPLFEMIRQENDLLPVNCVLVDECQFLTKDQVNQLSDVVDSLDIPVLCYGLRTDFRGELFGGSQYLLAWADKLVELKTICHCGRKANMVLRLDEHGKALKDGEQVVIGGNESYVSVCRKHYKDALA
- a CDS encoding IS5-like element IS5 family transposase, whose protein sequence is MSHQLTFADSEFSSKRRQTRKEIFLSRMEQILPWQNMVEVIEPFYPKAGNGRRPYPLETMLRIHCMQHWYNLSDGAMEDALYEIASMRLFARLSLDSALPDRTTIMNFRHLLEQHQLARQLFKTINRWLAEAGVMMTQGTLVDATIIEAPSSTKNKEQQRDPEMHQTKKGNQWHFGMKAHIGVDAKSGLTHSLVTTAANEHDLNQLGNLLHGEEQFVSADAGYQGAPQREELAEVDVDWLIAERPGKVRTLKQHPRKNKTAINIEYMKASIRAKVEHPFRIIKRQFGFVKARYKGLLKNDNQLAMLFTLANLFRADQMIRQWERSH
- a CDS encoding glycosyltransferase: MVEEVRTGTATDLVRENTVLAVGRLCEQKGFDLLLKAWNIANTTGWNLKIIGEGNDREYLQQLIKDYGISNASLVGFKNNLDSEYASAKVFILSSRYEGLGMVLLEALSHGLACISFDCPAGPKSILSKNNGILVPAGDVNKLAITISELLSDNKRIKKYCSIGPNSIDKYKKANVQNSWLKLIKMVNNNAI
- a CDS encoding glycosyltransferase → MSIGLPSGLLQKSVLSVLNFQDDIFITHGVGISNYTRDDFSKCIETEKTNNGLDFLYIGRLSPEKNLNLLIKAFNDLSHRLTIVGSGPQERELQKLAKSNILFLGYKNNSDLASVFKDSDVFILPSLSEPWGLVVEEALISGVPVLVSDKVGCKDDLVTNDVGLVFEAESINSLLNAIHEIEKNILFYKNNLKEKNYSYLSKKQLNVYGSLIGKNI